One window of the Pseudokineococcus lusitanus genome contains the following:
- a CDS encoding sensor histidine kinase — protein sequence MTQHDLTRTTTGPPAPGRPPTAGARPPAVDPPGPVERAAGWARSHRFLLDAAAAVAGTGVLVLLSSGALGTGSLPLTVQVALLVLPLAWRRVAPRLTFALVAAAGLLVLAVGDLFNPGLVAVLVTVHAVTAYGSRRDGRLVLVVGLVAAVAASARFLLLLSRDPFVSAAFAAAMGLLVVAAWSVGVLSRVRVSHEAALTERARLLEAERDQQAVIAAAAERARIAREMHDVVAHSLSVVVAQADGGRYAARADPAAAVRALETIAGTGRQALADMRGLLGVLRQDDSARRTPQPGAGDVDQLVEDVRRSGLDVTLHEEGDRRPLPPSPGLAVYRIVQEALTNVMKHGGPRASAVVHLRWRAGAVEVEVVDDGRGAGATPAPAGGQGLVGMRERAALAGGAVEAGPVPRGGWRVVARVPDEAPAADRRPPAPPSPSDRRAGATR from the coding sequence GTGACCCAGCACGACCTGACGAGGACGACGACGGGGCCGCCGGCACCGGGCCGCCCGCCGACCGCCGGCGCGCGGCCGCCCGCCGTCGACCCCCCTGGCCCCGTCGAGCGGGCGGCGGGCTGGGCGCGGTCCCACCGGTTCCTCCTGGACGCCGCCGCCGCGGTGGCCGGGACGGGTGTCCTCGTGCTCCTCAGCAGCGGTGCCCTCGGGACCGGCTCGCTCCCGCTCACGGTCCAGGTCGCGCTGCTCGTCCTCCCCCTCGCGTGGCGCCGCGTCGCCCCCCGCCTCACCTTCGCCCTCGTGGCGGCCGCCGGCCTCCTCGTGCTCGCCGTCGGCGACCTCTTCAACCCCGGTCTCGTCGCCGTCCTCGTCACGGTGCACGCCGTCACCGCCTACGGCTCGCGGCGCGACGGACGGCTCGTCCTCGTGGTGGGCCTCGTGGCCGCCGTGGCGGCCTCCGCCCGCTTCCTCCTGCTGCTGAGCCGGGACCCGTTCGTCTCGGCCGCCTTCGCCGCGGCCATGGGCCTGCTCGTCGTGGCCGCCTGGTCGGTCGGCGTCCTGTCGCGCGTGCGGGTCTCGCACGAGGCCGCGCTCACCGAGCGGGCCCGGCTGCTCGAGGCGGAGCGGGACCAGCAGGCCGTCATCGCCGCGGCGGCCGAGCGCGCCCGCATCGCGCGGGAGATGCACGACGTCGTCGCGCACTCCCTCTCCGTCGTCGTCGCGCAGGCCGACGGGGGGCGCTACGCCGCGCGGGCGGACCCGGCGGCCGCGGTCCGGGCGCTCGAGACCATCGCCGGGACGGGCCGGCAGGCCCTCGCGGACATGAGGGGCCTGCTCGGCGTGCTGCGGCAGGACGACAGCGCGCGCCGCACGCCGCAGCCGGGCGCGGGTGACGTCGACCAGCTGGTCGAGGACGTGCGCCGCAGCGGGCTCGACGTCACGCTCCACGAGGAGGGCGACCGGCGGCCGCTGCCCCCGTCGCCCGGCCTCGCCGTGTACCGCATCGTCCAGGAGGCCCTCACGAACGTCATGAAGCACGGCGGCCCCCGGGCGAGCGCCGTGGTGCACCTGCGGTGGCGGGCGGGGGCCGTCGAGGTCGAGGTCGTCGACGACGGCCGCGGCGCCGGCGCCACCCCCGCGCCCGCCGGGGGCCAGGGGCTCGTCGGGATGCGCGAGCGGGCCGCCCTCGCGGGCGGCGCCGTCGAGGCGGGCCCGGTCCCCCGCGGCGGCTGGCGGGTGGTGGCCCGGGTGCCCGACGAGGCGCCGGCGGCCGACCGCCGTCCGCCCGCCCCGCCGTCCCCCTCCGACCGCCGCGCGGGGGCGACCCGGTGA
- the pepN gene encoding aminopeptidase N — MPGTNLTRDEARQRAELVAVDSYDVTLDLTRGADVFTTTTVVRFRAAEGASTWLDLVAPSVTEVEVNGERRDPSAVADGARVALDGLAEENVVRVVADGAYMTTGEGLHRFVDPVDDEVYLYSQFEVADARRVFAVFEQPDLKATFRFTVTAPDHWTVVSVQPTPEPTTAGPGRATWSFEPTPRLAPYVTAVVAGPYHRVDGELTSSDGRTVPLGVLCRASLAEHLDAEEVLDVTRRGFAHYERLFDLPYPFAKYDQLFVPEFNAGAMENAGAVTFLEDYVFRSRVPEAMVERRAVTILHELAHMWFGDLVTMRWWDDLWLNESFAEYASTQATAEATRWSDAWTTFSIMEKSWAYRQDQLPSTHPVVADIRDLEDVEVNFDGITYAKGASVLTQLVSWVGREHFDEGVRRYFRRHAYGSTQLADLLVELEATSGRDLRSWSRVWLEQAGVTTLRPEITVDDEGRIASLAVLQEAPAEHPVLRPHRLAVGCYERVDDRLRRTHRVELDVDGERTEVPDLVGVPRPDLLLLNDDDLAYAKVRLDPTSLATAVADLPLVEDGLARALVWGAVWDMTRDAETPVADFVELVLRGVTAEQASSSVVLVLLRQLGSALRQYVAQEHREAVRAEVAGRLLELTRSAPPGSDLQLQLLRASAAHAATPDQLSALRGVLDGRAPLPGLAVDVDLGWELLTALVAAGDAGEDEVRAMADRDDTARGRRLAVTALAARPEPAVKEEVWASVVDRGDTPVVLQGAAIDGFTRVRDVALLAPFVDRYFDAVERVWAERTNETAQQVVLGLFPDQGDGADVVARTTAWLDAHPDAPSGLRRLTAENRDGVLRAQRAQELDRRSRA, encoded by the coding sequence GTGCCCGGCACCAACCTCACGAGGGACGAGGCGCGGCAGCGCGCCGAGCTCGTGGCCGTCGACTCCTACGACGTGACGCTCGACCTCACGCGGGGCGCCGACGTCTTCACCACGACGACGGTCGTCCGCTTCCGCGCGGCCGAGGGCGCCTCGACCTGGCTCGACCTCGTCGCCCCCTCGGTCACCGAGGTCGAGGTCAACGGCGAGCGCCGCGACCCGTCCGCCGTCGCCGACGGCGCCCGCGTGGCCCTCGACGGGCTCGCGGAGGAGAACGTCGTCCGGGTCGTCGCCGACGGCGCGTACATGACGACGGGCGAGGGCCTCCACCGCTTCGTCGACCCGGTGGACGACGAGGTCTACCTCTACAGCCAGTTCGAGGTGGCCGACGCCCGCCGCGTCTTCGCCGTCTTCGAGCAGCCCGACCTCAAGGCGACCTTCCGCTTCACCGTGACGGCGCCGGACCACTGGACCGTGGTCTCCGTGCAGCCGACGCCCGAGCCGACGACGGCCGGGCCCGGCCGCGCCACGTGGTCCTTCGAGCCGACGCCGCGCCTCGCCCCGTACGTCACGGCGGTCGTCGCCGGGCCGTACCACCGGGTCGACGGCGAGCTGACGAGCAGCGACGGGCGCACCGTCCCCCTCGGGGTCCTCTGCCGCGCCTCGCTGGCCGAGCACCTCGACGCGGAGGAGGTCCTCGACGTCACCCGGCGCGGGTTCGCGCATTACGAGCGCCTCTTCGACCTGCCGTACCCCTTCGCCAAGTACGACCAGCTCTTCGTGCCGGAGTTCAACGCGGGCGCGATGGAGAACGCCGGCGCGGTGACCTTCCTCGAGGACTACGTCTTCCGCAGCCGCGTCCCCGAGGCGATGGTCGAGCGGCGCGCCGTGACGATCCTCCACGAGCTGGCCCACATGTGGTTCGGCGACCTCGTGACGATGCGCTGGTGGGACGACCTCTGGCTCAACGAGTCCTTCGCCGAGTACGCCTCCACCCAGGCGACGGCCGAGGCCACCCGCTGGTCCGACGCCTGGACGACGTTCTCGATCATGGAGAAGTCGTGGGCCTACCGGCAGGACCAGCTGCCGTCGACGCACCCCGTCGTCGCCGACATCCGCGACCTCGAGGACGTCGAGGTCAACTTCGATGGGATCACCTACGCCAAGGGCGCCAGCGTCCTCACCCAGCTGGTCTCCTGGGTCGGCCGCGAGCACTTCGACGAGGGCGTCCGCCGCTACTTCCGCCGCCACGCGTACGGCAGCACCCAGCTCGCCGACCTCCTCGTCGAGCTGGAGGCCACCTCCGGCCGCGACCTCCGCTCGTGGTCGCGGGTCTGGCTGGAGCAGGCCGGCGTCACCACGCTGCGCCCGGAGATCACCGTCGACGACGAGGGCCGCATCGCCTCCCTCGCCGTCCTCCAGGAGGCCCCCGCCGAGCACCCGGTCCTGCGCCCGCACCGCCTCGCCGTCGGCTGCTACGAACGCGTCGACGACCGCCTGCGGCGCACCCACCGCGTCGAGCTCGACGTCGACGGCGAGCGCACCGAGGTGCCCGACCTCGTCGGCGTCCCCCGCCCGGACCTGCTGCTGCTCAACGACGACGACCTCGCCTACGCGAAGGTGCGGCTCGACCCGACGTCGCTCGCGACCGCCGTCGCCGACCTCCCCCTCGTGGAGGACGGCCTCGCCCGCGCCCTCGTCTGGGGCGCGGTGTGGGACATGACCCGGGACGCCGAGACGCCCGTCGCGGACTTCGTCGAGCTCGTCCTGCGCGGCGTCACCGCCGAGCAGGCCTCCTCCTCCGTCGTCCTCGTCCTCCTCCGCCAGCTGGGCAGCGCGCTGCGCCAGTACGTCGCCCAGGAGCACCGCGAGGCCGTCCGGGCCGAGGTCGCCGGCCGCCTCCTCGAGCTCACCCGCTCGGCGCCCCCCGGCAGCGACCTCCAGCTCCAGCTGCTGCGCGCCTCGGCCGCCCACGCCGCGACGCCCGACCAGCTGTCCGCCCTCCGCGGCGTCCTCGACGGCCGGGCCCCGCTCCCCGGCCTCGCGGTCGACGTCGACCTCGGCTGGGAGCTGCTCACCGCCCTCGTCGCCGCCGGCGACGCCGGCGAGGACGAGGTCCGTGCCATGGCCGACCGCGACGACACCGCCCGCGGCCGCCGCCTCGCCGTCACCGCCCTCGCCGCCCGGCCGGAGCCGGCCGTCAAGGAGGAGGTGTGGGCGTCGGTCGTCGACCGCGGCGACACCCCCGTCGTCCTCCAGGGCGCTGCCATCGACGGCTTCACCCGCGTCCGCGACGTCGCCCTCCTCGCCCCCTTCGTCGACCGCTACTTCGACGCGGTCGAGCGGGTCTGGGCCGAGCGGACGAACGAGACGGCCCAGCAGGTCGTCCTGGGCCTGTTCCCCGACCAGGGCGACGGCGCCGACGTCGTCGCGCGGACGACCGCCTGGCTGGACGCCCACCCCGACGCGCCGTCGGGGCTGCGGCGCCTCACCGCCGAGAACCGGGACGGCGTGCTCCGGGCCCAGCGCGCGCAGGAGCTCGACCGGCGCTCGCGGGCCTGA
- a CDS encoding response regulator transcription factor has product MVVGSQPDLEVVGQAGDGEAAVALLEEVQADVVLMDVRMPRMDGLEATRRLTSRPGAPKVVVLTTFDLDEYVVSAISAGASGFLLKDSEPEELLRAVRTVHAGDAVIAARATRALLQHVGPMLAGAAPDAPPPGGPAAPSPLPADVAALATLTPREREVLELMARGASNADLMQRLVVSEATVKTHVGRVLAKTGSRDRVQAVVLAYRCGLVLPEDLLRDAGD; this is encoded by the coding sequence ATGGTGGTCGGCAGCCAGCCGGACCTCGAGGTCGTCGGCCAGGCGGGCGACGGCGAGGCGGCGGTCGCGCTGCTCGAGGAGGTGCAGGCCGACGTCGTCCTCATGGACGTCCGCATGCCGCGCATGGACGGGCTCGAGGCCACCCGCCGGCTCACGAGCCGCCCCGGGGCCCCGAAGGTGGTGGTGCTCACGACCTTCGACCTCGACGAGTACGTCGTCAGCGCCATCAGCGCCGGCGCCAGCGGCTTCCTGCTCAAGGACTCCGAGCCGGAGGAGCTCCTGCGGGCCGTCCGCACGGTGCACGCCGGGGACGCCGTCATCGCCGCCCGCGCGACCCGCGCGCTGCTGCAGCACGTCGGGCCGATGCTGGCGGGCGCCGCGCCGGATGCGCCGCCCCCCGGCGGGCCCGCGGCGCCGTCCCCCCTGCCCGCGGACGTGGCGGCCCTCGCGACCCTCACCCCCCGCGAGCGCGAGGTCCTCGAGCTCATGGCGCGCGGGGCGAGCAACGCGGACCTCATGCAGCGGCTCGTCGTCTCCGAGGCGACGGTGAAGACCCACGTCGGCCGCGTGCTCGCCAAGACCGGCTCGCGCGACCGCGTCCAGGCCGTCGTCCTCGCCTACCGGTGCGGGCTCGTCCTCCCGGAGGACCTCCTCCGCGACGCCGGCGACTGA
- a CDS encoding ATP-binding cassette domain-containing protein has translation MCTGASRTSAGPARAAPLDLRRLAAAGSWAALGAAVVAAVAETVGAVVAGRLAEGPTAALVVALTALLVGAGLLETAGRTLFSGVVGRAEGRLRGDLVDRVLGQPVPVLEEQGVGELFDRVDDDAWQLSTLLRTVGWGTLRAALRSVAAWVAAAVIWWPALVVFPLVALLAWLAVRRRAPEVARLKVLEEVAWSEHSSHLEESVAGRDDVRTSLGQPHVLRQYAVRSADLLRRVRATAAAASGLAGRAGLVLHLMLAGVAVVGVALVPGGTLGVGQLLSLWLLVSSFVGQLAQVSNNLPEIQEGLGALTRIRQLLSSPQEPVGGAAVPAGPLAVELRGLSVGYEGGFALQGVDLVVGAGTTCALVGRSGSGKSTLAKALSRAVEPAPGSVLVGGTDVVAADVEQLRRAVGVVTQRTELLAASLADNITLLADVPDGAVERAVRELGLDDWVAGLPDGLATRLGVGGVTLSAGEEQLVAVARLLVRDVGLVVLDEATARMDPQTEARVTRATDRLLAGRTGVVIAHRLSTTRRCDAVAVLDGGRLVQHGPRAAVAAAPGPFRELLRAAGEPTGTGPSAGDAAAAPTGPVGAPVAAAVPAQSRRPVDEPVGGARPPVRRVERREPRAAAPAPRTSLPRSVLRAVGTHRRWLAVGALGFLGVSLLGSSGAVSGWLWGGVVAGLERGEQPWWLVAGLVVSVVASPVCLLVAFRVYPLWWVGTTLRLRLAVLRGQTMQRRLLRTSPGEVTARALDSDRLMIYVDRWVDVLMGVLVVGATALAAERSLLAGGVVAAVLLGSALVSALGAPVMGRTARLAGDQRTVFGAALVSALEAVRTVKLAAAVPSVRRHLASVDDVRVAASVRENRTKALLEGVPVVLVQLGVAAGWALYLAGAWDLRTAVLVTTAVTGSAWFGTVAGAVVTEMPVARRWLGAAALLAGRGDLLAVPPGVDLVEGTAPAPRPVPRTPLRRLRLEGVTAVHDDGTVGVRDVDLEVGAGELVLLLGRVGSGKSSLLAALAGLVDHEGRVLWNDVDVDDPQTFLRPGQVAWVAQVPRVLSGTFADNVVLDHARHPDDALADARTSVDVERAGGHGALVGHRGVRLSGGQVQRLALARALATQAELLVADDVSSALDARTEVELWEALRGRGTTVIGSTSKRSALERADRVVVLEDGHVAATGRWRELAGDWGHLAG, from the coding sequence GTGTGCACCGGTGCGAGCAGGACGTCCGCGGGCCCGGCGCGCGCGGCCCCGCTGGACCTGCGGCGGCTGGCGGCCGCCGGCTCGTGGGCGGCGCTGGGCGCCGCCGTCGTCGCCGCCGTCGCCGAGACGGTGGGGGCCGTCGTCGCCGGCCGGCTGGCCGAGGGCCCCACGGCGGCCCTCGTCGTCGCGCTGACCGCCCTGCTCGTCGGGGCGGGCCTCCTCGAGACGGCCGGCCGGACCCTCTTCTCCGGGGTCGTCGGCCGGGCCGAGGGCCGCCTGCGCGGCGACCTCGTGGACCGGGTGCTGGGCCAGCCCGTGCCCGTCCTGGAGGAGCAGGGCGTCGGAGAGCTGTTCGACCGCGTCGACGACGACGCCTGGCAGCTCTCCACCCTCCTGCGGACCGTCGGCTGGGGGACGCTCCGCGCGGCCCTGCGCAGCGTCGCCGCCTGGGTCGCCGCGGCGGTCATCTGGTGGCCCGCCCTCGTCGTCTTCCCGCTCGTCGCCCTGCTCGCGTGGCTGGCCGTGCGCCGTCGGGCGCCCGAGGTGGCACGGCTGAAGGTCCTCGAGGAGGTCGCCTGGTCCGAGCACTCCTCGCACCTCGAGGAGTCCGTCGCCGGCCGCGACGACGTCCGGACCTCGCTCGGCCAGCCCCACGTGCTCCGCCAGTACGCGGTGCGCTCCGCCGACCTCCTGCGCCGGGTCCGCGCGACCGCGGCCGCGGCGTCCGGGCTCGCCGGCCGGGCGGGCCTCGTCCTGCACCTCATGCTCGCGGGCGTCGCCGTCGTCGGCGTGGCGCTCGTGCCGGGCGGGACGCTCGGCGTCGGGCAGCTCCTCTCCCTGTGGCTGCTCGTCTCCTCCTTCGTCGGCCAGCTGGCCCAGGTCAGCAACAACCTCCCCGAGATCCAGGAGGGGCTGGGCGCCCTCACCCGCATCCGTCAGCTGCTCTCCTCGCCGCAGGAGCCGGTCGGCGGCGCCGCGGTCCCCGCCGGGCCGCTGGCGGTCGAGCTGCGGGGGCTGTCCGTCGGGTACGAGGGCGGCTTCGCGCTGCAGGGCGTCGACCTCGTCGTCGGCGCGGGGACGACGTGCGCGCTCGTGGGGCGCAGCGGCTCGGGCAAGTCGACGCTCGCCAAGGCGCTCTCGCGCGCCGTCGAGCCGGCGCCGGGCTCCGTGCTCGTCGGCGGGACCGACGTCGTCGCCGCCGACGTCGAGCAGCTCCGGCGGGCGGTGGGCGTCGTCACCCAGCGCACCGAGCTCCTCGCCGCGAGCCTCGCCGACAACATCACGCTCCTGGCCGACGTCCCCGACGGGGCCGTGGAGCGGGCCGTCCGCGAGCTGGGGCTCGACGACTGGGTCGCCGGGCTGCCCGACGGGCTGGCCACCCGGCTCGGCGTCGGCGGCGTCACCCTGTCCGCCGGCGAGGAGCAGCTCGTCGCCGTGGCGCGGCTGCTCGTCCGCGACGTCGGACTCGTCGTCCTCGACGAGGCGACGGCGCGGATGGACCCGCAGACGGAGGCCCGCGTGACGCGGGCGACCGACCGGCTGCTGGCCGGGCGCACCGGCGTCGTCATCGCCCACCGCCTCTCGACCACCCGGCGGTGCGACGCCGTCGCCGTCCTCGACGGCGGCCGGCTCGTCCAGCACGGCCCCCGTGCGGCGGTGGCCGCGGCGCCCGGCCCCTTCCGCGAGCTCCTGCGTGCCGCGGGCGAGCCCACCGGCACCGGGCCGTCCGCCGGCGACGCCGCGGCCGCCCCCACGGGTCCGGTCGGCGCCCCCGTCGCGGCGGCCGTCCCCGCGCAGTCCCGCCGGCCCGTCGACGAGCCGGTCGGCGGGGCCCGGCCGCCCGTGCGGAGGGTCGAGCGCCGCGAGCCGCGCGCGGCCGCCCCGGCGCCGCGGACCTCCCTGCCGCGCAGCGTCCTGCGGGCCGTCGGCACGCACCGCCGCTGGCTCGCCGTCGGCGCGCTCGGCTTCCTCGGCGTCTCGCTCCTCGGCTCCTCGGGCGCCGTCTCCGGCTGGCTGTGGGGCGGCGTCGTCGCCGGGCTCGAGCGCGGCGAGCAGCCGTGGTGGCTCGTGGCCGGCCTCGTCGTCAGCGTCGTCGCGTCGCCGGTGTGCCTGCTCGTGGCCTTCCGCGTCTACCCGCTGTGGTGGGTGGGGACGACGCTGCGGCTGCGCCTCGCGGTGCTCCGGGGGCAGACGATGCAGCGGCGCCTGCTGCGCACGAGCCCCGGCGAGGTGACCGCCCGGGCGCTCGACAGCGACCGGCTGATGATCTACGTCGACCGGTGGGTGGACGTGCTCATGGGCGTGCTCGTCGTCGGCGCCACGGCGCTGGCGGCCGAGCGCAGCCTCCTCGCCGGCGGGGTGGTCGCGGCCGTCCTCCTCGGCTCCGCGCTCGTGTCCGCCCTCGGCGCGCCCGTCATGGGCCGCACCGCCCGGCTGGCGGGGGACCAGCGCACCGTCTTCGGCGCCGCCCTCGTCTCGGCGCTCGAGGCGGTGCGGACCGTCAAGCTCGCCGCGGCCGTCCCGTCGGTGCGGCGGCACCTCGCGTCGGTCGACGACGTGCGGGTCGCGGCCTCGGTGCGCGAGAACCGGACCAAGGCCCTCCTCGAGGGCGTGCCCGTCGTCCTCGTCCAGCTCGGCGTGGCCGCGGGCTGGGCGCTGTACCTCGCCGGCGCGTGGGACCTGCGGACGGCCGTGCTCGTCACGACGGCGGTCACCGGCTCCGCGTGGTTCGGGACCGTCGCGGGCGCCGTCGTCACGGAGATGCCCGTCGCGCGGCGCTGGCTCGGCGCCGCCGCCCTCCTCGCCGGGCGCGGCGACCTCCTGGCCGTGCCGCCGGGCGTCGACCTCGTCGAGGGCACGGCGCCGGCCCCGCGGCCGGTGCCGCGCACCCCGCTGCGCCGGCTCCGGCTCGAGGGCGTCACGGCGGTCCACGACGACGGCACCGTGGGTGTCCGGGACGTCGACCTCGAGGTGGGGGCCGGCGAGCTCGTGCTGCTCCTCGGGCGCGTCGGCTCGGGCAAGTCGAGCCTGCTGGCCGCGCTCGCGGGCCTCGTGGACCACGAGGGCCGCGTGCTCTGGAACGACGTCGACGTCGACGACCCGCAGACCTTCCTGCGGCCGGGCCAGGTGGCCTGGGTCGCCCAGGTGCCCCGGGTCCTCTCGGGCACGTTCGCCGACAACGTCGTGCTCGACCACGCCCGGCACCCCGACGACGCACTGGCCGACGCCCGGACGTCCGTGGACGTCGAGCGCGCCGGCGGCCACGGCGCCCTCGTGGGGCACCGCGGCGTCCGGCTGTCGGGCGGGCAGGTCCAGCGCCTGGCGCTGGCGCGGGCCCTCGCCACGCAGGCCGAGCTGCTCGTCGCCGACGACGTCTCGTCGGCGCTCGACGCGCGGACCGAGGTGGAGCTCTGGGAGGCGCTGCGCGGCCGCGGCACGACGGTCATCGGCTCGACGTCCAAGCGCTCGGCGCTCGAGCGGGCCGACCGGGTCGTCGTCCTCGAGGACGGGCACGTGGCCGCCACCGGCCGGTGGCGGGAGCTGGCGGGGGACTGGGGCCACCTGGCCGGCTGA
- a CDS encoding DsbA family protein, whose translation MTTTSTDAPATPARETAEFWFDPICPWAWMTSRWMMEVQQVRPVDVDWHVMSLAVLNEGRDLPEEYRAMMDKAWLPVRVVTAAKEQHGAEHVKPLYDAIGTRIHLGGRKDWREVVVEALAEVGLPAELVEAGDADAHDAALRASHAEGIDRVGQDVGTPVVAAAGVAFFGPVVTPAPKGEAAGKLWDGVLAVASTPGFYELKRTRDASPDFS comes from the coding sequence ATGACGACGACGAGCACCGACGCCCCGGCCACCCCCGCCCGCGAGACGGCCGAGTTCTGGTTCGACCCCATCTGCCCGTGGGCGTGGATGACCTCCCGCTGGATGATGGAGGTGCAGCAGGTGCGGCCCGTCGACGTCGACTGGCACGTCATGAGCCTCGCCGTCCTCAACGAGGGGCGTGACCTGCCCGAGGAGTACCGCGCGATGATGGACAAGGCGTGGCTGCCGGTCCGCGTCGTGACGGCGGCGAAGGAGCAGCACGGCGCCGAGCACGTGAAGCCGCTGTACGACGCCATCGGCACCCGCATCCACCTCGGGGGCCGCAAGGACTGGCGCGAGGTCGTCGTCGAGGCGCTCGCCGAGGTGGGCCTGCCCGCAGAGCTCGTCGAGGCGGGGGACGCGGACGCCCACGACGCCGCGCTGCGCGCCAGCCACGCCGAGGGCATCGACCGGGTCGGCCAGGACGTCGGCACGCCCGTCGTCGCAGCAGCCGGGGTCGCCTTCTTCGGCCCCGTGGTCACGCCGGCGCCCAAGGGCGAGGCGGCCGGGAAGCTGTGGGACGGCGTGCTCGCCGTCGCCTCGACGCCGGGCTTCTACGAGCTCAAGCGCACGCGCGACGCCTCGCCCGACTTCTCCTGA
- the malQ gene encoding 4-alpha-glucanotransferase yields MPDAPDTSTAAAAPSERLQELARRYGVAVEYHDWQGRHVHVPASTVVAVLAALDVDADGDDAVEAALVAVDEAPWRRTLPPVVVLRDGRVGEVEVHVPHGETVRCELVREDGRTVPLAQLDRWTEPRTVDGALVGRAVLAVPADTPLGWHELRAWVGDHAGDDAPTATAPLAVTPSRLELPEGVRDGQHWGLMAQLYSVRSRRSWGLGDTADLAELASWSGGLGADFVLVNPLHAAEPVAPMEPSPYLPTTRRFVNPVYIRVEDVRETAYLPSTDRAVLEWAAEELRAASASGALVDRDAVWAAKRSALRTVFEAGRSDAREAAFAAFRAREGQGLADFATWCALADRYGLPSSRWPDAAHDHGSAEQRRLVGEVADGARFHEWLQWVVDEQLEAAQRTATRAGMALGVVHDLAVGVHPVGADTWTLGAALARGITVGAPPDAFNQQGQDWSQPPWRPDRLAELGYAPYRDMVRTVLRHAGGVRVDHVMGLFRLWWVPAGLGPDAGTYVRYDHEAMVGVLALEAHRAGAVVVGEDLGVVEPWVRDHLRERGVLGTSVLWFERTQDGAPLPPERWRELCMATVTTHDLPPTAGYLAGEHIDLRDRLGLLTRPVEEERRVDEADRASVVAQLAERGLVPDDPTERQLVEGLHRLLRASPSRLLGVSLPDAVGERRTQNQPGTHEQYPNWRVPLGDGAGDPVLLEDLPRHPRVRSLLDALLTDHPIR; encoded by the coding sequence ATGCCCGACGCCCCCGACACCTCCACCGCTGCCGCCGCCCCCTCGGAGCGGCTGCAGGAGCTGGCCCGTCGGTACGGCGTCGCCGTCGAGTACCACGACTGGCAGGGACGGCACGTGCACGTGCCCGCCAGCACCGTCGTCGCCGTCCTCGCCGCCCTCGACGTGGACGCCGACGGCGACGACGCCGTCGAGGCCGCCCTCGTGGCCGTGGACGAGGCGCCCTGGCGCCGCACCCTCCCGCCGGTCGTCGTCCTGCGCGACGGCCGCGTCGGCGAGGTCGAGGTCCACGTGCCCCACGGGGAGACGGTGCGCTGCGAGCTCGTCCGCGAGGACGGGCGCACGGTGCCGCTGGCCCAGCTGGACCGCTGGACCGAGCCCCGCACCGTCGACGGCGCGCTCGTCGGCCGGGCCGTCCTCGCGGTGCCGGCGGACACCCCGCTCGGGTGGCACGAGCTGCGCGCGTGGGTGGGCGACCACGCCGGCGACGACGCCCCCACCGCGACGGCGCCGCTGGCGGTCACGCCCTCGCGGCTCGAGCTGCCCGAGGGGGTGCGCGACGGGCAGCACTGGGGCCTCATGGCGCAGCTGTACTCGGTGCGCTCGCGCCGCTCGTGGGGCCTCGGCGACACCGCCGACCTCGCCGAGCTCGCCTCCTGGAGCGGCGGTCTCGGCGCCGACTTCGTCCTCGTCAACCCGCTGCACGCGGCCGAGCCGGTCGCGCCGATGGAGCCCTCGCCGTACCTGCCGACGACCCGGCGCTTCGTCAACCCCGTCTACATCAGGGTCGAGGACGTCCGCGAGACGGCGTACCTGCCCTCGACCGACCGCGCGGTCCTCGAGTGGGCGGCCGAGGAGCTGCGCGCGGCCTCCGCCTCCGGTGCGCTCGTGGACCGCGACGCCGTGTGGGCCGCCAAGCGGTCCGCGCTGCGGACGGTCTTCGAGGCCGGGCGCAGCGACGCCCGCGAGGCCGCCTTCGCCGCCTTCCGGGCGCGCGAGGGGCAGGGGCTCGCGGACTTCGCGACGTGGTGCGCGCTCGCCGACCGGTACGGCCTGCCGTCCTCGCGGTGGCCGGACGCCGCGCACGACCACGGCAGCGCGGAGCAGCGCCGCCTCGTCGGGGAGGTCGCCGACGGCGCCCGCTTCCACGAGTGGCTGCAGTGGGTCGTCGACGAGCAGCTGGAGGCCGCGCAGCGCACGGCGACCCGCGCCGGCATGGCGCTCGGCGTCGTCCACGACCTCGCCGTCGGCGTGCACCCGGTCGGTGCCGACACGTGGACGCTGGGCGCGGCCCTGGCCCGCGGCATCACGGTGGGCGCCCCGCCGGACGCCTTCAACCAGCAGGGCCAGGACTGGAGCCAGCCGCCGTGGCGGCCGGACCGCCTCGCGGAGCTGGGCTACGCGCCGTACCGCGACATGGTCCGCACCGTCCTGCGGCACGCGGGCGGCGTGCGCGTCGACCACGTCATGGGTCTGTTCCGCCTGTGGTGGGTCCCGGCCGGCCTCGGCCCGGACGCCGGCACGTACGTGCGCTACGACCACGAGGCGATGGTCGGCGTCCTCGCCCTGGAGGCGCACCGCGCGGGCGCCGTCGTCGTCGGCGAGGACCTCGGGGTCGTCGAGCCGTGGGTGCGCGACCACCTGCGCGAGCGCGGCGTGCTCGGCACGTCCGTCCTGTGGTTCGAGCGCACGCAGGACGGCGCGCCGCTGCCCCCCGAGCGCTGGCGCGAGCTGTGCATGGCGACCGTGACGACGCACGACCTCCCGCCGACCGCGGGCTACCTCGCCGGCGAGCACATCGACCTCCGCGACCGCCTCGGCCTGCTGACCCGCCCGGTCGAGGAGGAGCGCCGCGTCGACGAGGCCGACCGAGCGTCCGTCGTCGCCCAGCTCGCCGAGCGCGGCCTGGTCCCGGACGACCCGACCGAGCGCCAGCTCGTCGAGGGCCTCCACCGCCTCCTCCGGGCGTCCCCGAGCCGCCTCCTCGGCGTCTCCCTCCCCGACGCCGTCGGCGAGCGCCGCACCCAGAACCAGCCGGGCACCCACGAGCAGTACCCCAACTGGCGCGTGCCCCTCGGCGACGGCGCGGGCGACCCGGTCCTCCTCGAGGACCTGCCCCGCCACCCCCGGGTCCGCTCGCTCCTCGACGCGCTGCTGACGGACCACCCGATCCGCTGA